In Pochonia chlamydosporia 170 chromosome 3, whole genome shotgun sequence, the following are encoded in one genomic region:
- a CDS encoding DNA lyase (similar to Neosartorya fischeri NRRL 181 XP_001263834.1), with protein sequence MGFRITTWNVNGIRNPFGYQPWREQRTFQAMFEILESDIVIMQETKIQRKDLQDDMVLVPGWDVFFSLPKHKKGYSGVAIYTRNATCAPIRAEEGITGVLCPPRSMTKFRDLPSDQQIGGYPRPGQLSGIVEDTVLDSEGRCVILEFPAFVLLGVYSPANRDESRDEFRTSFFEALDVRIRNLVAEGKQVILTGDLNVIRSEMDSTNVLETLRKENMTLEEWLSLPTRRIFNQLIFEGNIVGDYDEGRESAVLWDLCRCFHPDRLGMNTCWDTKRNTRPANNGSRIDYILCSQGIKDWFTFASIQEGLMGSDHCPVFATIADTVSFKDNQVCLSDVMNPIGMFKNGKRMRDLVQKDILPLSAKLIPEFDRRQSIRDMFFKKGTSSGHTPGHQPSAPSSVTDDSTIQIADGGMESKLESVIQPSSAEVITTTPPKSKEPVDLQSSRQQKRSPDPSDHTPRQLKRSKSGTDSAGPKQKIIQGQTTLKGFFKPMSSATNSAAVTGGQQAQSSTTDRPTTTSTSPPRDAVAGLYTAEIGTLAHEQSDRANDAVEVPKSPEKVFDPIENKESWSKLLGKRVVPRCEHNEPCISLVTKKPGVNRGTYFQNSAVSLQLSPGTFPSRAAILIECHLSDGRFIFVPDPSVPRERKRRLLNGDVELSSGVVIGMAHLRRS encoded by the exons ATGGGATTCCGCATCACTACGTGGAATG TGAACGGCATCAG AAATCCGTTCGGATATCAACCATGGAGAGAGCAGCGCACCTTTCAG GCCATGTTCGAGATATTAGAATCAGATATTGTGATCATGCAAGAGACAAAGATTCAGCGAAAAGACTTACAAGATGACATGGTTTTAGTCCCAGGCTGGGAcgtcttcttcagcttgccaaagcATAAGAAAG GATATTCTGGCGTCGCCATTTATACACGAAATGCCACTTGCGCCCCTATTAGAGCTGAGGAGGGAATTACAGGTGTACTTTGTCCCCCTCGATCAATGACCAAATTCCGAGATCTACCTTCGGACCAACAAATTGGTGGCTACCCACGTCCCGGTCAGCTTTCAGGCATTGTCGAAGACACAGTACTTGATTCTGAAGGCCGATGTGTTATTTTAGAGTTTCCAGCATTTGTGCTGCTTGGTGTTTACAGCCCTGCGAATCGAGATGAAAGTCGGGATGAGTTTCGTACCAGCTTTTTCGAGGCCCTGGATGTCAGAATACGAAATCTCGTGGCCGAAGGGAAGCAGGTCATTCTTACTGGCGATTTGAACGTGATCCGCTCAGAAATGGACTCAACAAATGTCCTTGAGACGCTGCGCAAAGAAAATATGACTCTTGAGGAGTGGCTTTCTCTTCCGACACGCCGAATTTTCAATCAGCTCATCTTCGAAGGCAACATTGTTGGAGATTATGATGAAGGTAGAGAAAGTGCAGTATTGTGGGATTTGTGCCGTTGTTTTCATCCAGATCGACTAGGCATGAACACTTGTTGGGACACCAAAAGAAACACCCGACcagccaacaatggcagccgAATAGACTATATATTGTGCAGTCAGGGCATCAAAGACTGGTTTACATTTGCCAGCATCCAGGAAGGTCTGATGGGTTCAGACCACTGTCCAGTGTTTGCTACCATCGCTGACACAGTCTCCTTCAAAGACAACCAGGTCTGCCTCAGCGATGTTATGAACCCGATCGGGATgttcaagaatggcaagagGATGCGAGATCTGGTGCAAAAGGACATTTTGCCACTGTCAGCAAAACTCATTCCCGAGTTCGACCGACGCCAGAGCATCAGGGACATGTTCTTCAAAAAGGGTACCAGCAGCGGCCATACTCCCGGGCACCAGCCCTCTGCGCCTTCAAGCGTAACAGACGATTCTACCATCCAAATTGCCGACGGTGGTATGGAGAGTAAACTAGAAAGTGTCATTCAACCAAGCAGTGCCGAGGTGATCACCACCACTCCACCAAAATCCAAAGAGCCCGTGGATCTACAATCTAGCCGGCAACAAAAGCGATCTCCCGACCCATCCGATCACACGCCAAGGCAACTGAAGCGAAGCAAATCGGGAACAGATTCAGCTGGACCCAAGCAAAAGATCATACAGGGGCAAACTACATTAAAAGGGTTCTTCAAGCCGATGAGCTCGGCGACAAACTCCGCAGCGGTAACCGGTGGTCAGCAAGCACAGAGCAGCACAACGGATCGTCCAACTACCACGTCGACATCACCGCCCAGAGACGCCGTCGCCGGGCTCTACACAGCGGAGATCGGAACATTAGCACATGAGCAATCTGACCGTGCTAATGATGCAGTCGAAGTTCCAAAGTCACCCGAGAAAGTTTTCGACCCTATAGAAAACAAGGAGTCTTGGTCCAAATTACTTGGAAAACGAGTTGTCCCCCGATGTGAACACAATGAACCATGCATCAGCCTCGTCACCAAGAAGCCGGGTGTGAATCGTGGTACGTATTTTCAGAACTCTGCAGTATCCCTCCAACTCTCGCCAGGCACCTTTCCATCTCGTGCGGCCATCCTCATCGAGTGCCATCTCTCA GACGGTCGTTTTATATTTGTCCCCGACCCCTCGGTCCCTCgggagagaaagagaaggcTTCTGAATGGCGATGTGGAACTTTCATCTGGAGTAGTGATTGGAATGGCACATCTTCGACGTAGCTAA
- a CDS encoding MAT1-2-1 like protein (similar to Metarhizium acridum CQMa 102 XP_007811690.1) has translation MASETNWAPVSQWSSEQLQAIWSQLQAQVNPFGQVLCLSGNLFRMLDNGAKNFIAQNFINHVKEPVLFCIDGTGPDRVFLGAPRHFVAGGGMLIQPGRSDPFWIIRTEAKLRAATICAPTVSTKTTKIPRPPNAYILYRKERHNSVKDANPGITNNEISQILGRAWNLESRDVRQKYKDMADRVKQALLEKHPDYQYKPRKPSEKKRRTRRNAHSRGLTGSGDFTASSPESMIPLSANSADPNDHI, from the exons ATGGCTTCAGAAACGAACTGGGCTCCAGTTTCACAATGGAGCTCGGAACAACTCCAAGCAATTTGGTCTCAACTCCAAGCCCAGGTGAATCCATTCGGACAGGTACTGTGTTTGAGTGGAAACCTCTTCCGAATGCTGGACAATGGAGCAAAGAATTTCATTGCCCAGAACTTCAT AAATCATGTCAAAGAGCCGGTGTTATTTTGCATCGACGGAACAGGCCCTGATCGCGTCTTCTTGGGGGCCCCTCGACACTtcgttgctggtggtggcatgcTGATTCAACCTGGTCGATCGGATCCATTTTGGATAATTCGTACTGAAGCAAAATTAAGAGCTGCAACGATATGTGCACCTACCGTGTCCACAAAAACCACGAAGATACCACGCCCTCCAAATGCTTATATTCTTTATCGAAAAGAACGACACAACAGCGTGAAAGACGCAAATCCTGGCATTACAAACAATGAAATTT CTCAAATCCTCGGTCGGGCATGGAATCTTGAGTCTCGAGATGTGCGTCAAAAGTACAAGGATATGGCCGATAGAGTCAAACAAGCTTTGCTGGAAAAACACCCTGATTACCAGTACAAACCTCGCAAACCATCCGAAAAAAAGCGAcggacaagaagaaatgcACACTCACGGGGGTTGACAGGCTCAGGAGACTTTACAGCTTCGTCACCGGAGAGCATGATTCCTCTTAGTGCAAACTCGGCCGATCCAAATGACCATATCTAG